The following proteins come from a genomic window of Nothobranchius furzeri strain GRZ-AD chromosome 1, NfurGRZ-RIMD1, whole genome shotgun sequence:
- the kcnk4a gene encoding potassium channel subfamily K member 10, translating to MQCTTLTTLLTGVMLYLGMGALVFVTLETPNENVTHKNLLQAKQHFLVNNSCVSEVEFHELVKELVSAAEAGLDVSNLSANLTSRWDMGSAFFFCGSIITTIGFGNLSPRTWFGQLFCMCYALVGIPMFGILLAGVGDHMGTMLRKAVGKIETLFLKRKIKPNTVRVISAVLSILIGCLIFLAVPTVVFQRVEKWTFLESLYFVVITLTTVGFGDYVPGGGYEDGTFFKPLVLLWIVFGLAYFASILTMIGNWLKILSKKTRAEMEELRVHATDWTQNMDFRIPNPLEFNDPFLLQRRRWKRSERRRIRRGAQGTLGYWGGSENGHLPNRWAGLSSSMSRLDARSSLQRAAEAKSRPRVRAAGGGAVMRVAVGNRADPGVGVQGQGRSFHQLLARSFSLPVARSTSQLDSTAAAMYEGSPFGSESQFDSRSEGSSVSLSFSVLPVLQPISREDDADMRVTQVNTDQETRKQISAENLELRANSCHNESPVESFQSRSTPPPTELQLVCPPSPPDPITPSPDCQLLDFFGENLAYIDESSDTLSELAQSTASEEKRSRPRKTKRRSMRREQPHNWSPLQVRRPSMQPPSNPPTPPPDFSPPEIQIDLAL from the exons ATGCAATGCACCACCCTCACGACCCTGCTCACTGGGGTCATGCTGTACCTGGGGATGGGGGCGCTTGTTTTCGTCACCCTGGAGACCCCCAACGAGAATGTTACACACAAAAACCTGCTACAAGCCAAACAGCACTTCCTTGTGAATAACTCCTGTGTCTCAGAAGTGGAATTCCATGAACTTGTGAAG GAGCTGGTGTCTGCTGCTGAGGCAGGTCTGGACGTTAGCAACCTGTCTGCCAACCTGACCAGCCGCTGGGACATGGGCTCTgccttcttcttctgtggttccaTCATTACCACCATAG GCTTTGGGAACCTGTCACCTCGGACGTGGTTTGGCCAGTTGTTCTGCATGTGCTATGCCCTGGTTGGCATCCCAATGTTTGGCATCCTGCTTGCCGGAGTGGGGGACCACATGGGCACGATGCTACGGAAAGCTGTGGGCAAGATTGAGACCCTGTTCTTG AAACGTAAGATCAAGCCCAACACTGTGCGTGTGATCTCGGCAGTTCTCTCCATCCTGATTGGCTGTTTGATCTTCCTCGCCGTGCCAACAGTTGTGTTTCAGAGAGTGGAGAAATGGACGTTTCTGGAGTCGCTGTACTTTGTGGTCATCACCCTCACCACTGTTGGATTTGGAGACTATGTGCCAG GGGGAGGTTATGAAGATGGTACCTTCTTTAAGCCTCTGGTGTTGTTGTGGATTGTATTTGGGCTCGCCTACTTTGCCTCTATCCTCACCATGATTGGTAACTGGCTGAAGATTCTGTCCAAGAAAACCCGCGCTGAG ATGGAGGAGTTGAGGGTGCACGCCACAGACTGGACCCAGAACATGGACTTCCGCATCCCAAACCCTCTGGAATTCAACGACCCGTTCCTCCTTCAGCGCCGGCGTTGGAAACGCAGTGAGCGTCGTCGCATACGCCGGGGAGCCCAGGGCACTCTGGGATACTGGGGAGGATCTGAAAATGGACACCTGCCAAACCGCTGGGCTGGCCTCTCCAGCTCCATGAGCAGGCTGGATGCTCGCTCTTCTCTACAGAGGGCTGCGGAGGCAAAGTCTAGGCCACGGGTGAGAGCAGCCGGAGGGGGAGCGGTCATGAGAGTGGCGGTAGGAAACAGAGCAGACCCTGGTGTGGGTGTGCAGGGGCAGGGAAGGTCTTTTCACCAGCTGCTGGCTCGCTCCTTCTCCCTCCCCGTTGCACGATCCACCTCACAGCTGGACTCCACAGCTGCAGCCATGTACGAGGGGTCCCCCTTTGGATCTGAGTCTCAGTTTGACTCTAGGTCAGAGGGATCCTCTGTTTCTCTGTCATTCTCTGTGCTCCCAGTCCTCCAGCCTATCAGCAGAGAGGACGATGCAGACATGAGGGTCACACAAGTCAACACTGACCAAGAGACACGCAAACAGATTTCAGCAGAGAATTTGGAACTCAGAGCAAACAGTTGCCACAATGAGTCACCTGTTGAAAGTTTTCAGTCTCGCTCCACCCCTCCTCCCACTGAACTGCAACTGGTGTGTCCTCCTTCCCCTCCCGACCCCATCACCCCCTCACCAGACTGCCAGTTGTTGGATTTCTTTGGGGAGAACTTAGCATACATTGACGAGTCTTCAGACACGCTGAGCGAGCTCGCCCAGTCGACAGCGAGCGAAGAGAAGAGGAGTCGCCCTCGAAAAACCAAGAGGAGGAGCATGAGGAGAGAGCAGCCACACAACTGGAGCCCCCTGCAGGTGAGGAGGCCCAGCATGCAGCCACCATCCAATCCCCCAACGCCACCTCCAGACTTTTCTCCTCCCGAGATCCAAATTGACCTGGCTCTCTGA